The Anopheles merus strain MAF chromosome 2L, AmerM5.1, whole genome shotgun sequence genome has a segment encoding these proteins:
- the LOC121593788 gene encoding 26S proteasome regulatory subunit 8, whose translation MRETSTMDVDPPRGEGFRSYFVQKIEELQLIVAEKNQNLRRLQAQRNELNAKVRMLREELQLLQEQGSYVGEVVKPMDKKKVLVKVHPEGKFVVDIDKNIDINDVTPNCRVALRNESYTLHKILPNKVDPLVSLMMVEKVPDSTYEMVGGLDKQIKEIKEVIELPVKHPELFDALGIAQPKGVLLYGPPGTGKTLLARAVAHHTECTFIRVSGSELVQKFIGEGSRMVRELFVMAREHAPSIIFMDEIDSIGSSRIESGSGGDSEVQRTMLELLNQLDGFEATKNIKVIMATNRIDILDPALLRPGRIDRKIEFPPPNEEARLDILKIHSRKMNLTRGINLRKIAELMPGASGAEVKGVCTEAGMYALRERRVHVTQEDFEMAVAKVMQKDSEKNMSIKKLWK comes from the coding sequence ATGCGTGAAACAAGTACCATGGATGTGGACCCTCCGCGGGGGGAAGGATTCCGTTCGTATTTCGTGCAGAAGATCGAGGAACTGCAGCTCATCGTGGCGGAGAAGAACCAGAACCTGCGTCGTCTGCAGGCCCAGCGCAATGAGCTGAACGCCAAGGTTAGGATGCTGCGGGAGGAACTCCAGCTGCTGCAGGAGCAGGGCAGCTACGTCGGCGAGGTGGTGAAACCGATGGACAAGAAGAAGGTCCTGGTGAAGGTACACCCGGAGGGCAAGTTCGTGGTCGACATCGACAAAAACATTGACATCAACGACGTGACGCCAAACTGCCGTGTGGCGCTGCGCAACGAATCGTACACCCTGCACAAGATCCTGCCGAACAAGGTCGATCCGTTGGTGTCGCTCATGATGGTGGAGAAGGTCCCGGACTCGACCTACGAGATGGTGGGCGGGTTGGATAAGCAGATTAAGGAAATTAAGGAGGTGATTGAGCTGCCGGTAAAACATCCGGAACTGTTCGATGCGCTCGGTATCGCCCAGCCGAAGGGTGTGCTGCTGTACGGACCGCCCGGAACGGGAAAAACACTGCTGGCCCGTGCCGTCGCCCACCACACCGAGTGTACGTTCATTCGAGTGTCCGGCTCGGAGCTGGTGCAGAAGTTCATCGGCGAGGGATCGCGTATGGTGCGCGAGCTGTTCGTGATGGcgcgcgagcacgcaccctcCATCATCTTCATGGACGAGATCGATTCCATCGGTTCGTCGCGTATCGAGTCGGGTAGCGGTGGCGACTCGGAGGTACAGCGTACGATGCTGGAGCTGCTGAACCAGCTAGACGGGTTCGAGGCGACCAAGAACATCAAAGTCATCATGGCGACGAACCGTATTGACATCCTCGATCCGGCCCTGTTGCGTCCCGGTCGCATCGATCGTAAGATTGAATTCCCGCCACCAAACGAGGAGGCGCGTCTGGACATTCTGAAGATTCACTCGCGCAAAATGAACCTTACGCGTGGTATTAATTTGCGCAAAATTGCGGAACTGATGCCCGGTGCGTCCGGTGCGGAGGTGAAGGGCGTCTGCACGGAGGCGGGCATGTACGCGCTGCGCGAGCGCCGGGTGCACGTTACCCAGGAGGACTTCGAGATGGCCGTCGCGAAGGTGATGCAGAAGGACTCGGAGAAGAACATGTCCATCAAGAAGCTGTGGAAGTAG
- the LOC121592116 gene encoding ribosome biogenesis protein WDR12 homolog has product MSLHITSATEGQLQVHFTTKQKQYAVPDVPYSIRANVGCSELNTLLGTVLKDAGNKQAAKVAFDFLLNGEFVRSTLSQHLKERDISFEDTIELEYVERYPAPQPQDCLLHDDWVSAVQAKDGWILTGTYDNTVNLWNTKGKHKLTIPGHVAAVKGVAWISLNEQTGVFASASHDQTIMIWEWNMTTNTAECVHVCKGHERGVGCIAVNPAKTQMASGSMDTMLKIWSTELQADKGEPSATKKAKLEQDNVRTPVLTLAGHREFVSGVQWIDNTTIATCSWDHTIKLWDLSMGGIKTEFTGNKSFFDLSYSPLNGMIITASPDKNLRLYDPRSKHGNFVKNTYLGHSQWVQTCRWSTTNEYLFVSGAYDNRVKLWDYRSPKAPIFELIGHEDKVLACDWSNPKYILSGGSDNAVRVFKSRIAVDNTKDD; this is encoded by the exons ATGTCGCTGCACATTACCAGCGCAACCGAGGGCCAGTTGCAGGTGCATTTCACCACCAAACAGAAACA GTATGCCGTACCGGACGTTCCCTACTCGATCCGTGCGAACGTGGGCTGCTCCGAGTTAAATACGCTGCTCGGCACAGTGCTGAAGGATGCGGGCAACAAGCAAGCCGCTAAAGTGGCGTTCGATTTCCTGCTCAATGGAGAGTTTGTACGATCGACCCTGTCGCAGCATTTGAAGGAGCGGGACATTTCGTTCGAAGATACGATCGAGCTCGAGTACGTGGAGCGTTACCCGGCACCGCAGCCGCAGGATTGTCTGCTGCACGACGACTGGGTGTCGGCGGTGCAGGCCAAGGACGGCTGGATACTGACCGGCACGTACGACAACACGGTAAATCTGTGGAATACGAAGGGCAAGCATAAACTCACCATTCCCGGGCATGTCGCCGCAGTGAAGGGAGTGGCCTGGATATCGCTGAACGAGCAGACGGGCGTGTTTGCCAGCGCCAGCCACGACCAAACGATCATGATCTGGGAGTGGAACATGACGACCAACACGGCGGAGTGTGTGCACGTGTGCAAGGGGCACGAGCGTGGCGTGGGTTGCATTGCGGTCAACCCGGCCAAAACGCAGATGGCGTCGGGCAGCATGGACACGATGCTGAAGATTTGGTCCACCGAGCTGCAGGCGGACAAGGGGGAACCGTCCGCGACGAAGAAGGCCAAGCTGGAGCAGGATAACGTGCGCACGCCGGTGTTGACACTTGCCGGGCATCGAGAGTTTGTATCGGGCGTGCAATGGATCGACAACACGACGATTGCCACGTGCTCGTGGGATCACACGATCAAGCTGTGGGATCTCTCGATGGGCGGCATTAAGACGGAGTTTACCGGCAACAAGTCGTTCTTCGATCTGAGCTATTCACCGTTGAATGGAATGATTATCACCGCTTCGCCGGACAAAAATCTTCGCCTGTACGATCCTCGATCAAAGC ATGGCAACTTTGTGAAAAATACCTACCTGGGACACTCGCAATGGGTGCAGACGTGCCGTTGGTCCACCACAAACGAGTATCTGTTCGTGTCCGGTGCGTACGACAATCGCGTCAAGCTGTGGGACTACCGTTCACCGAAGGCACCGATCTTTGAGCTGATCGGCCACGAGGACAAGGTGCTGGCATGCGACTGGTCCAACCCGAAGTACATCCTTTCCGGCGGTTCCGACAATGCGGTGCGCGTGTTCAAATCTAGAATAGCGGTTGACAACACCAAGGACGATTGA
- the LOC121592121 gene encoding uncharacterized protein LOC121592121, with product MKPCPLQKEIQTTSDTIASLRERVKRMERNLNDPSLPEERRREMALELKEISKLLETNEEQLKKMHKENSKSFAVAACLFFICFLVYGLYVLVNGV from the exons ATGAAGCCTTGTCCACTGCAGAAAGAG ATCCAAACAACAAGCGACACGATCGCCTCTTTGCGGGAGCGCGTTAAGCGGATGGAGCGAAATTTGAACGATCCCAGCCTTCCCGAAGAACGAAGGCGTGAAATGGCACTGGAGCTGAAGGAAATCTCCAAACTGCTGGAAACGAACGAGGAGCAGctgaaaaaaatgcacaagGAAAACTCCAAATCGTTTGCCGTGGCTGCCTGCCTGTTCTTCATCTGCTTCCTCGTCTATGGTCTGTACGTGCTGGTGAATGGCGTCTGA
- the LOC121592120 gene encoding probable small nuclear ribonucleoprotein Sm D1 produces MKLVRFLMKLSHETVTIELKNGTQVHGTITGVDVAMNTHLKAVKMTIKNRDPVTLDSLSIRGNNIRYYILPDSLPLETLLIDDAPKTRAKKREANRGGPRGRGRGTRGGRGGPRGGRGGGRGRGRR; encoded by the exons ATGAAACTGGTCAG GTTCCTGATGAAACTGAGCCACGAAACGGTGACGATCGAGCTGAAGAATGGCACACAGGTGCACGGCACGATCACGGGCGTGGACGTCGCAATGAACACACACCTGAAAGCGGTCAAAATGACGATAAAGAACCGGGATCCGGTCACACTGGACTCGCTCAGCATCCGCGGCAACAACATTCGCTACTACATCCTGCCGGACAGCTTGCCGCTGGAGACGCTGCTGATCGACGATGCGCCCAAGACGCGCGCGAAGAAGCGGGAAGCGAACCGGGGCGGGCCGCGCGGCCGCGGCAGAGGTACGCGGGGTGGTCGCGGTGGACCGCGGGGCGGTCGGGGCGGTGGACGCGGACGCGGTCGGCGCTAG